From the genome of Vicia villosa cultivar HV-30 ecotype Madison, WI linkage group LG2, Vvil1.0, whole genome shotgun sequence, one region includes:
- the LOC131650558 gene encoding uncharacterized protein LOC131650558, whose translation MRYEDLFGDDNDPDIIVSSQPKNAQPINMYAPPDHMRNICLEEAQSESIFGSHKTNYNDVDLYEGMEFEDKEECIAVIQHWHITNNLDYWVYKSDKNIYVIKCKNPTCPFKCRASDRKKNSKWTIGKLSGPHVCTTTSMSQDHRQLTSDIVSHCIRDLVNTDPSIKVKLIISHITGKYGYNISYRKAWIAKVKAIESLYGNWETSYNDLPQWLLVMKTYLPGMIIDLETLPAFSNEGSQLGDKMIFHRLFWAFQPCIHGFAYCKPIVQVDGTWLYGRYRGTLLMVVAQDGNGNIFPIAFAIIEGETKDAWSFFLRNLRSHVTPQPNLCLISDRHPSIKSAYDDPANGWQNPPSSHVYCIRHIAQNFMHAIRDKELRYALTESTYNYYRTEIRQTNRDALEWIENIPREKWARAFDRGQ comes from the exons atGCGATATGAAGATCTTTTTGGTGATGACAATGACCCTGATATCATTGTGTCGTCGCAACCGAAAAATGCACAACCGATTAACATGTACGCCCCACCGGATCACATGCGAAATATCTGTTTAGAAGAGGCACAGTCTGAATCAATATTTGGTTCGCACAAAACAAACTATAATGATGTTGATTTATATGAGGGAATGGAGTTTGAAGATAAGGAGGAGTGCATTGCTGTTATACAACATTGGCATATCACCAATAATCTTGATTATTGGGTGTACAAATCTGATAAGAACATATATGTCATCAAATGCAAGAATCCAACTTGCCCATTCAAATGTAGAGCATCAGATCGCAAGAAGAACTCCAAATGGACGATAGGTAAGTTGAGTGGACCACATGTCTGCACAACCACTTCAATGTCTCAAGACCACAGACAACTTACCTCAGATATTGTCTCTCACTGCATCAGAGATCTGGTTAACACCGACCCATCAATTAAGGTAAAGCTCATAATCTCTCATATAACTGGAAAGTATGGTTATAATATATCTTACAGGAAAGCATGGATTGCAAAGGTAAAGGCCATAGAATCCCTGTATGGAAACTGGGAGACATCTTACAATGACCTTCCACAATGGTTATTGGTAATGAAAACATATCTGCCTGGAATGATAATAGACTTGGAAACGTTACCTGCATTTTCAAACGAAGGAAGCCAGTTGGGTGATAAGATGATATTCCATCGTCTATTTTGGGCTTTTCAACCAtgcatccatggttttgcttATTGCAAGCCAATTGTTCAAGTCGACGGAACATGGTTGTATGGAAGGTACAGAGGGACATTGTTGATGGTTGTGGCGCAGGATGGGAATGGTAACATTTTTCCAATTGCTTTCGCTATTATCGAGGGTGAAACCAAGGATGCTTGGAGTTTTTTCCTTCGCAATCTAAGAAGCCACGTGACACCCCAACCCAATCTATGCCTAATATCAGACAGACATCCATCGATTAAAAGTGCCTATGATGATCCTGCAAATGGATGGCAAAATCCTCCGTCTTCACATGTCTATTGCATTAGGCATATCGCGCAAAATTTTATGCATGCGATTAGAGACAAGGAACTAC GATATGCATTGACGGAGTCAACGTACAACTACTATAGAACCGAAATTCGTCAGACAAATAGAGATgctttggagtggattgaaaatatCCCCAGGGAGAAGTGGGCAAGGGCGTTTGATAGAGGGCAATGA